A segment of the Kitasatospora sp. NBC_01266 genome:
GGCGAGCCGCGCGAGCTGACCGGCGGTCAGCTTCTCCCTCCGCGCTTTCTGGTTGTTGAGCCACACTCCCAGTGCCAGTCCCTCGACGGTTTTGTGGGTGCGCGGGACGCGGGCGTGGCCTTCGCGTTCGACGTAGGTGGCGAGCGCGGTCAGGTGGTGCTGGAAGCGGTCCGCCCGCGAGACCTTGGGCTTCGCCGCAGCCGCCACTCGCGCCGCCACCAGCTCGGAGTCCTCCTCGATGCCGATCGCGAGCAGCAGATCCTGCTGCTCCTCAGCCAGTTCGGGCCAGCTGGCCCGCTGAGCGTGCACCCAGCGGCCGAGTTGCTCACCCTCGAACACCGTCTCCGCGGGCAGCTGGGTCCAGTTGACCCGGCCATCTGACTCCAGCCACCACAACCTGGCCACCGCGTAGGTGCGTTGCCAGGTGATCGGCCAGGTGGGGCACCACCACGGGTCGATCTCCTCCAACGCCCTGCGCCGGTCCGGGTCCAGGGCGCCGGGCCCGCCGGCGGGGACCTCGGCGGCGGCGCGCAGTGCGGCCAGCCAGCTGCCGATGGGATACCCGCCGACGGACGCCCGCGCGGGCGCCGCGAGCGAGCCGCCGTGTTCCTTCGCCCAGATCCGCGCCCAGTCCAGCCCGGCCTCGAACCGGGCACCGGCCACGGACCAGACCATCCCGAGCCCGTCGAGCATCATCACCCGGTGCCGCGCCAACTCACCAGCCGCGTACTCCACCCGCCGGTCGGACAGCCACTTTCCCAGCGGGAAATTCCCCTCCTGCCCGACCACCGTGGAATAGGGGACCTCAAGCCCGCCGGTCTCCTCGAACCAGCGCCTGGCGTGCCCGATCCCCTCCCGCCAGGACTGACTCTCACTCGTCAGCACCCGCGTGGCGATGAACAGCGCGAGCACGTCCGGATCCACCGGCAGCTGGAACCGCACCGGCAACGTGAACGCCACCGCCCCACCCTCCCCCTCACCGGGCGCGATCTGGGCCTCGGCGCTGCGCCCGGTGGTCCGAGCGCCGGACTTCTGCGGCACGGCCAGGGTCTCGACCAGGCGGGCGTCGTGCGACCTGATCGCGGTCAGGATCTTGACCAGCGGCGCATAGGACTCCGACTCCAGAATGTCCCCGGGCTCCTCACCCGGCCTCAGGAAGACCGGCACGATGATGCTGGCGGTCTTCCCCTCACCGGGCTTCATCCGCAGCGCCCTACCGATGGCCTGGACGATATCGACCATGCTGCCCCGGCCCTGGAGAAGCACCGAATCCGCGCTCGGCATATCAACTCCCTCACCCAGGACCTTGCAGTTCGACATCACGGCATGCGCCAGCCGATCCTTCTCCTCGGCCTCGCCGAAGCCCTGGATGACGTCCTTGCGGAAATCCACGTCGTGCTCACCGGAGAGCCATTGCGCCCAGAACTCGGCGGGGTATTTCCCGGGGTTCTCGAGGTGGAGCCGGTCGACGGTCTGGTTCAGCGTCTCGGAGAAGTACCGGGCCTCGATCGTGCGGTTGTGGAAGGTGATGACCCGGCTCAGGTTCCGCTCCACGACCGTCTTGACCAGCCCGGCCTGGATCGCGGCGATCCGTGCCGCCGGCACCAGGTCCTGCTCGCCGCTGGCGTCCTCGCCCACCCCGGGGCCCCAGGGCACCGGCTGACGACCCGCCGCGGTGCGGTCGGCATCCGGGTCGCGCAGCTCCAGCACCACCACGTCGAACGGCGCCAGCAGCTTGCGGTCGATCGCCTCGGCCAGGCCCAGCGTGACGACCTGCGGCCCGAAGATCCGCTCATCGTCCATCGAGCAGGCCAACTCCTCCGGCAGCGGCTGCAACGCCCCCTCCCGCTGCCGCACACCGGCCTTCGGCGGCGCCCAGATCCGCGGGGTCGCGGTCATGTACAGACGCCGCTCACACGGGATCTCCTCCTGGCCGTGCACGACCGTCCAGGACTTCTCCGCGCTCCCCGACGAGCGGTGCGCCTCGTCACAGACCATCAGCGCCAGCGCGGGCAGCGCCTGGCCGTTGCGCTCGGACCAGTAGTGGTAGGCGTCCGCGACCACCCCGACCGAGGCATAGGTGGCGAACAGCGTCACCGGCCGCCGGCGCTGGGCCGCCTGGGACAGCCACATCGCGACCATCAACGGGCTGGTACTGGCGCTCACCCCGAACGGCAACTCCCCGTCGACCAGCGAGCAGACCGCGTGCATCGCGCCGGAACGGCCGGCCTTCCGCCACGACCCGACCATCTGCACCAGCAGATCCAAGGTGGGCACCACCACCAGCACCGCACCGTGCGGCGCCAGCCTCTGCCCGGCCGCCGCCCCAACGAAGCTCTTCCCCGACCCCGTCGCCATCTGGACCGTGACCCGCAGCCCGTCCGGCGCCGACTGCCCCGGACGGAGCGTCAGACCCCGCACGATGGCCCCCAACGCCTCCTCCTGGTGGCCCCGCAGGGTGATCCCGGCCGCCAGACCTGGCTTTGCGATGCTCACAGAACCCTTCCCTCACCTGTTCCCAGAACCGTACCGGGGCCTTTGCCGGAACAGCGGTATGCCAGTTGGCATACTCCAGAGTATTCTGCTTGGTATGACGATGACGACGATCAAGGTGCAGGCCGGGGTGCGTGACGAGCTCGCGCGCCTGGCGGCCGACGACCTCGGCGGGGTCACCCTGAACGCCGCTCTGGAACACCTGCTGACCGAGCACCGCAAGGCCCAGATCCTGGCCGCCTACGCCCGTCTGGAGGCCGACCCGAAGGCGTGGGCCGACTACCAGGACGAGTTGGACGAGTGGGACGCCGTGGCCGGCGATGGCCTGGCCGGTGAGGCGTGAGCCGCAAGTCCGCCCCCTGGCAGGTCTGGATGGCCGACCTCTCCCCGGTCATCGGCTCCGAGCAGGCCGGGCGGCGCCCCGTGGTGGTTGTCTCCAGCCCCCTGTTCGCCTCCTTCCCGACCGCCATGGCCATCGTGGTCCCCCTGACCACCGCCGACCACGGCCTGCCCCACCACGTCCCCCTCACCTCCTCCCGCACCGGCCTCAACCGGCCCACCTGGGCCCGCACCGACGACGTGCGCACCATCTCCGAACAGCGCCTCACCAGCAGCCGCCCGCTCGGCACCGTCACCGACAAGGAAGCCGACGAGATCCGCACCTACCTCCGGCTGATGATCGACCTGTGACCCCCCGCCCGTGATATCCCGCCCCCTGCTCCCGGCCGGGCCGTTCTGCTGCTCCTGGGGGCCGCCGGGCGACTGCCCGCCCAGCGCCTGCGGGCGGGCAGTCACCCGGCACGCCTGCCCAGCTACGCCCGGAGGCGACCGGGAAGTCCGACCCACCCCGGGCCATGCCAGGGCTGCCGTACGGTGTCCTGGCTACCCGAAGGAGGAACGAATGAGCGCTCAGCCGATCCATGGCCCCGAACTGATTCCGCGGCCTGCCCAGACGCCGACGGCTCTGTACGAGGCCGTGGCAGCCCTCATCCCTCACCGTTTGACCGAGATGACCGCAGAGCAGGCACGCGCCATGACGGAGGCGGTGGAGCACAACAGCCTCAAGCCCCTGCTGCGCTTCACCATGAAGTGGGCTGTAGATATCGAAATCGCGCGCCATCCGGAGACGCTCGCCGAGCTACACCGCGCCGAGTACCTCGCTAACCACGCAGAGACCCCGGAAGAGCGCCGTCAGCAGGCCGCCCTCGCCGGAGCCATCGTGAACGCCGCTGTCGAGGCGGTGCGCGGGTGACCTGGCGCTGGGAGTACAACCCTGATGAAGAGAACGTCATCGCCGGCGCACCGCTTTCCTTCGTTGCCCAGGTCGAGGAAAAAGCCGCCGAGATCGTTCGCGCCGCCGCAGCGCTCTACTTGGACGGCACTGCCTACCAGGGAATCGGCGAAAAAATGAAGACCGCTGACATCGAAGACGGTATTTTCTGGTACCTGGTTGTCCCGCGTGACGAACGCGTGTACATCCTCCGCGTCCAGTCCCTCTAGAAACCTCTCCTGGGCCCCTGCGGAGGACTAGGGTGAGGTCGCTGATTTCCCGCCGGTCCGTGCCAAGATATGAATTCAAACGAATTCCAATAATGCCGAGCGGGGTGTGAGGGCCGCTGAAAAGTATGGCGTGTTGGCGGTGAAGCGCGGTGCGAGCACGCTGCAGATCCGCGTCCGCCCTCGCCGAGGCCTGCCGGCTCCGCCCACCCCAACCACCCGACACCCGCAGCCGAGCACCGACCACGCCCAGATGGGCCCGTCAGCAACGCCCACCCGCACTACCCCTGGACCCCCGAAGAGGTCACCCACGGCTATCCCCGGCCACCACACCCCATCCGCCGCACCTGACGACCGGCCCGATGAATGCTCAGCCAACCGCCCCATGTGAATTGGCACATCGCCGTCGTGGCTGTCGTTTCAGGGGTGTCCGGGGATGTGTATGGATTTTGGCGAGGTTTCTCGATGGCCGGTTTTTGATTCGGATGGATGGTGGATTCTCGCTCTGGCTCGGGTGGGTTTTCAGGACCGGACTCATTGAGAAAGGGGCGGGGTGTTTTCGGCTGGGTTCGCATGGGTTGTGGGGCGGGATCGTCTGACAGTAGGAGTTCTGATACACGGCCAGGGGAGACGCGAGACGGTTGACCTCGGGATGTGGTGGTCGGTCAGGGGGGCGTAGTGCCAGGTGGACCCGGCCCGGACGGACGGTGGCCCAGGTCCCCTGCGGCTGGCCCGCCCGCGTCCCAGTCAGCTGTTTGAAGCTTCAAAACAGTGCTGCTCAGTTGCTCTGATATGGGCTCAGTCGCCAAGGGCCGTCGGAGGGGAGTGGGGGCGGCTCGGGAGGGGAGCGGAGCGGAGGCGACCAGGTCCGGCGAAGCCGGGCCGGCCTGACCGGAGGTCGGGCCACTGAGCTGGTCCTGGGTGATTGAAAGCCTTGTCTGGAGGGTTGGTTGAAGCCGTGATCAACGATGAGATTGGGGTTCGGCCATCCGGGGCTGGCTGTGGAGGGGAGGGGAGCGGCTCTGGGCCGGCGCGGAGTGCCGGGCTCCACTCGGGTGGGGCCGGGGTGGGGCGGGTCCGTGTGTGCGGGAGTGGGGGTCTGGGGGGAGGGAGGGTGTCTTTTCTAGTTTGCTGTTTGTAGGTCTAGGACAGTGGGGGCTGGTGTTTTGAAGTGGGCTCAGCTGTTGAGGGCCGTGGAGCGAAGCGAAGCGGTTCGGGAGGGGAGTGGGAGCGGCCCTGGAG
Coding sequences within it:
- a CDS encoding type II toxin-antitoxin system PemK/MazF family toxin yields the protein MSRKSAPWQVWMADLSPVIGSEQAGRRPVVVVSSPLFASFPTAMAIVVPLTTADHGLPHHVPLTSSRTGLNRPTWARTDDVRTISEQRLTSSRPLGTVTDKEADEIRTYLRLMIDL
- a CDS encoding DEAD/DEAH box helicase, which translates into the protein MSIAKPGLAAGITLRGHQEEALGAIVRGLTLRPGQSAPDGLRVTVQMATGSGKSFVGAAAGQRLAPHGAVLVVVPTLDLLVQMVGSWRKAGRSGAMHAVCSLVDGELPFGVSASTSPLMVAMWLSQAAQRRRPVTLFATYASVGVVADAYHYWSERNGQALPALALMVCDEAHRSSGSAEKSWTVVHGQEEIPCERRLYMTATPRIWAPPKAGVRQREGALQPLPEELACSMDDERIFGPQVVTLGLAEAIDRKLLAPFDVVVLELRDPDADRTAAGRQPVPWGPGVGEDASGEQDLVPAARIAAIQAGLVKTVVERNLSRVITFHNRTIEARYFSETLNQTVDRLHLENPGKYPAEFWAQWLSGEHDVDFRKDVIQGFGEAEEKDRLAHAVMSNCKVLGEGVDMPSADSVLLQGRGSMVDIVQAIGRALRMKPGEGKTASIIVPVFLRPGEEPGDILESESYAPLVKILTAIRSHDARLVETLAVPQKSGARTTGRSAEAQIAPGEGEGGAVAFTLPVRFQLPVDPDVLALFIATRVLTSESQSWREGIGHARRWFEETGGLEVPYSTVVGQEGNFPLGKWLSDRRVEYAAGELARHRVMMLDGLGMVWSVAGARFEAGLDWARIWAKEHGGSLAAPARASVGGYPIGSWLAALRAAAEVPAGGPGALDPDRRRALEEIDPWWCPTWPITWQRTYAVARLWWLESDGRVNWTQLPAETVFEGEQLGRWVHAQRASWPELAEEQQDLLLAIGIEEDSELVAARVAAAAKPKVSRADRFQHHLTALATYVEREGHARVPRTHKTVEGLALGVWLNNQKARREKLTAGQLARLAEYGVEWA